The DNA segment CTGTATCTATGtcaaatatgttaaaatgaaggaaattattattattttaattcacaaGAAAAGTAACTAAGTTACAACAGTATTGCATAATTACAATAGAATATACTGTTCACACTTTAGTTTCAAGATCAATTCTCGGTATTAACTATTAACCATGACTTTTGTTTTGTCTAATTGAACTCCTGTTTTGTGGTTTTTACCAATTAATGGTTAGTAATGTAGTTAAATTTAGGTATGCGGTATGATTAAGAGATcttaaatatggtcatgcagaataaggcattttttaagtactaaaataatatttttttgcattattgacacactgttttcctaatgaatgttgttcagttgctttgatgcaatgtattttgtttaaagtgctatataaataaagatgacttgactaaATATGGAGGTAATATACATAAGCAACTGGTTAATGATGAGAATTGGTCCCTTActgtaaataaagtgttaccattgaTTCATTATAAAGCACCTTCATGAattgaataaaacacacacacacacaaagcttttGTTGTATTTAGCATTTTGTAGAAGTAGTGCTTAAAAAATACAGGTACATCACCATCTCGCCTCCGGACCAAAGTGACTTGTATGCACCTGAGATTGACTTTACATCTCATAAATCTGAATTTCCCAGCaggatttaaagggttagttcacccaataatctaaattatgtcagtaatgactcaccctcatgtcattccaaacccgtaagacctccattcatcttcggaacacagtttaagatattttagatttagtccgagagctctcagtccctccattgaagctgtgtgtacagtatactgtccatgttcagaaaggtaagaaaaacatcatcaaagtagtccatgtgacatcagagggtcagttagaattttttgaagcatcaaaaatacattttggtacaaaaatagcaaaaactatgactttattcagcattgtcttctcttccgtgtctgttgtaagcgagttcaaaacacaacagttcaatgatatccagttcgcgaacgaatcactcgatgtaactggatcttcttgaaccagttcaccaaatcaaactgaatcgttttaaacagttcgcgtctccaatgcgcattaatccacaaatgacttaagctgctaacttttttaatgtggctgacactccctctgagttcaaacaaaccaatatcccggagtaattcatttactcaaacagtacactgactgaactgctgtgaagagagaactgaagatgaacaccgagctgagccagataatgactcgttcatgagtcaagaaccatttctgtcagatgcgtccgattcgagaaccaaggagctgatgatactgcgcatgtgtgattcagcgtgacgcagactgacacacagagcgtctgaactgaactgattcttttggtgattgattctgaactgattctgtgctagtgttatgagtgcGGGTAGACCGAAGGCTTGAGTGAAGGgaaatcatcgccaatgacgtcattacgtcgagcgcaaaagaaccggtgaaccatttttttttggaccaaaatgtattttcgatgcttcaaaaaattctaactgaccctcacACGGATGTCAcacggactactttgattatgtttttcttacctttctggacatggacagtatcagaatcagaatcagaatcagaatgagctttattgccaggtatgttcacacatacgaggaatttgttttcgtgacagagctccgcagtgcaacataacagcgacagaacaaaaaacacaataaggaataaaaaatacaaaaaaatacaaataggtgggtaaggattgacaatatacaaattgacaatgtatggcaggtatattaaaaagagcatttatgtatgtacatgtatattatgtggaaaaattgtaactgtacgctaagtatgtgtgtttggatagataagtgtatgtctatataaatataaatataagtagtatagtgtgttccatgtatgtacatgtatattatgtgcaaaagatttacgtgtacgctaagtatgtgtgttggataaaaagtgtagtgtatataaatataaatagtgtagtgtgtcccacagttattatcagctgttcataagatggattgcctgagggaagaaactgttcctgtgtctggtcgttctggtgctcagtgctctgtagcgtcgaccagatggcaacagttcaaagagggagtgtgctggatgtgaggggtccagagtgattttaacagcccttttgctcactctggataagtacagttcttgaatagatgggagggttgtaccgataattcgctcagcagtccggactaccctctgtagtcttctgaggtcagatttagaagctgagctgaaccagacagttactgaagtgcagaggatggattcgatgatggtggagtagaactgtttcagcagatcctgtggcaggttaaacttcctcagctggcgaaggaagtacaacctctgctgggcctttttcacaatggagtcaatgtgaatgtcccacttcaggtcctgagagatagtggtgcccaggaacctgaatgactccactgcagtcacagtgctgttcatgatggtgagtggggggagtgcaggggggtttctcctgaagtccacgatcatctccactgttttgagcgtgttaagctccaggttgttgagactgcaccagacagccagctctttaacctcctgtctgtaagcagactcgtcaccgtcctgaatgaggccgatgagtgtggtgtcatctgcaaacttcaggagcttgacagaggggtccttagatgtgcagtcattagtgtacagggagaagagcagtggggagagaacacagccctggggagctccggtgctgattgtacgggtgctggatgtgtattttcccagcctcactagctgctgcctgtctgtcaggaagctgttgatccactgacagacggaggtgggcacggagagctgagttagtttgggcaggaggaggtttgggatgatcgtgttgaaggcagagctgaagtccacaaacaggatcctcacataggtccccggtctgtctaggtgttgcagaacataatgcagtccgatgtttactgcatcgtccacagacctgtttgctctgtaggcaaactgaagaggatccagcaagggtccagtgatgtccttcaggtgggccagcaccagtttttcaaatgacttcatgactacagactttagagccacaggcctgtagtcatttagtcctgtaattttggatttctttgggatggggatgatggtggagcgtttgaagcatgaagggacttcgcacagctccagcgatctgttgaagatctttgtgaagatgggggccagctggtcagcacaggatttcagacaggctggtgtaacacaatctgggcctggtgcttttttccttttctgcttcctgaagacctggcgcaccgcatcctcgctgatctgtattgcaggtgtgggggagaggggggatgcaggaggtgtgaatggtgagagcgcttgattggagaggtgttcagggtgggttgcaggagttgtgagtggtgtgaacagttgtttggagaggcattcagggttggttgcaggagttgtgaatggtgagagcggttgattggagaggtgatcaggatggattgcaggagctgttaatggtgtgaacggttgtgtggagaggcattcagggttggttgcaggagctgtgaatggtgtgaacgtttgtttggagaggcattcagggttggttgcaggagttgttattggtgtgaacggttgtgtggtgaggtgttcagggcaggtgatgggtgttctttcaaacctgcagtaaaactcgttcagatcgtctgccagtcgttgattttccacagtgctggggggtggtgtcttgtaattggtgatcttctttaggcttttccacactgatgcggagtcgttcgaagtgaactgagtccttattttttcagaataattcctctttgccacttcgatctccttttccagtgtgtatttagcctgtttatacaagacattgtcccccttcacgtaagcatcttctttggcctgacggagctgtctgagttttgcagtgaaccacggtttgtcattgttgtaatttagttgagtcttggtaggaatacacatatcctcacagaaactgatatatgatgttacggtctctgtgagttcatccagatcggtggaagcagcttcaaaaacactccaatcagtgaggtcaaaacaagattgtaaatcctgctctgcttcattagtccatctttttacagtccttaatacaggtttagctgattttagtttctgcctgtaggtcggtataagatgaaccagaaggtgatcagaatgtcccaaagctgctcgtggaacagagtgaaatgcatcctttattgttgtgtaacagtgatccaatatattactgtctcttgtgggacaagtaacatgctgtctgtattttggcagttcacgggagagattggctttattaaagtccccaagaatgattaaaacagagtctgggtgttgttgttctgtctctgtgatctgctcagcgagtttctgtaaagctgagctcacgtgcgcttgaggagggatgtaaacactcaccagaatgaacgagtgaaactcccgcggcgaatagaacggcttgcagttaatgaagagcgtttcgagatttgagcagcacgtcttctttaacacagttacatctgtacaccaccgttctttgatgtaaaagcatgtcccgccgctgcgcgatttccccgttgattctgcgtcgcgatccgctctaaacagctgaaagcccggcagatggagcgcgctgtccggtatggtgtcattcagccaagtttccgtgaaacacagagcagcagagtgggagaaatctttatttgtccgagagagcagaagcagttcgtccgttttgttgggtagagagcggagatttgccagatggatgctaggcaacggcgttcgaaatccgcgttttctgagtctcacgagcgctcccgctcgctttccccgcctgcgcgtcctctataccgtacacacagcttcaatggagggactgagagctctcggactaaatctaaaatatcttaaactgtgttccaaagatgaacggaggtcttacaggtttggaacaacatgagggtaagttattaatgacataattttaatttttcggtgaactaaccctttaaatgcaaCGTAAATTCCTCGATCTATTTAGATATCAGTCTTTGTGTCAAAGTTAATGCCTTAGTTTGGGCTGATTCTTTGACAGACCTCATTATCAGACATAACCATGCATAAAGTAACATGTGTGTATAATAATACAGACTTAGAGTCCTGTACATAGCCAGTGCCATGGCTTTAGGTCAGTCAGTTCTCATAAAAGCCTGTTTTATAGATCAAGCCCACTTCCTGTCTTTAGTCATTGACCTATGGTTAATTCATCATAATTCTCTGTACAGGCTTTGAGTTCAGTTGGCATGTGGTGTGAAAATGGATCCACCTCTAACTCTTTCCCATTGgtatattcattaatttttttttctgaaaagaagGATGGTCCTAAGGACAAAAACACTCTGTATATTCAACAGTCTGAAAACGTCAATACGAAATAATTGTGCCTTCATGATGAACACATTTGTTGTGATGCAATTGATTTTCTTTAAGCGTGACCACTGCTGCATCTGTCTGGTTCACACTGACAGGGTGTTTTTTCCACGTGAGGGTTCATTTGTCAATGTTCTGGGTCGAGTCAAAAGAGGACTGCCCCATCAGAGATAGATTTCATTGTGTTTATACAGGAAGGGCATGTGGATTATGTACTATAAGAAGCTCAGCCTGTAACAGATTGCCCTGGTGGGTAACTTCGTGTGAACGGACAAAATGCAGCACTTACATGGTAAGAGAGAGTTTATTATATAACATACCGTACAGTGCAGTGTCTCTTAGTTAAGGTCAGATATGGAGACCCCAACAGTGACGTAGGAGGAGCTTCCACACGTGATGACAATGCTTCTTTAAACATGTTTGGAAAATTTACAGCAAGAAAACTGTAGAAACCTTGATACAATGATCAAAAACGCATCATCTGCTAGTCATTCCAATTAATGGACATAAAAATTGGTGAATGAGAGCAACAGAAGCATTCATTTTTGGAAAAGATTTCCAGCAGAACAGCAGGATTATTCTTATTAAGAGCAAGACTACACAAGGATTTTTAATCGCATCAGGATgggacatttacaaaaaaaatttgcctGAACTCACAAACCACAGAGTCTTTTAAAGATTTAATATatgttatattgtgattttttttttttggatggacGGATGTTTCTATGAAGCTTCTTCATATTTTGGATACCAGGAACTTGCGTTACAGGATTTGCTTTCATGAGTGGATGATTTTATTGTTCTGATATTGTTCGACGTGAAGGTAACCTGTTAAATTACACCATATGGGACAAACAGCAACTACTCAGATTACAAAGCAGTTCAGATTTTCTTTCATAAAGAGGAACtgtctgtatttatgtgtgtacaggtcatatttaatttttttcctctccTAGACAGCAATGAGTTCTAAAGAAGAGAAAACATATCTCCTGTTTCTTAGATGTTTTTCTGATGTAAGAAAAAGACCCCGGTAATCCCATGAAAAGGTCATAATAATGTACCAAAATGTGCTCAGATTTGAAAAGATACCAAAGTCTGAGAACAAAAGTCAGGGAATGGATGTTTCATCATATAATCTGAGCCAGACTACAATATCTacattaatgtttttctgtacTACAGCAATTGACCCGTGTGTCTACTGTATGAAACTAGTACTGGATAAATATCTGAGACAAATTTGAGATTTAATTGAAACGACTGCGAACTCCTGACCTAATTCATTTTAACCCTGCTTTGttcttacattttgttttatataagattgatgtagtaaaacaaagtgtaatATTGGTGGCATTGTCTATTCTTCTTTTATGCACAATTGAAAAtgtctgatttttattttgttattaaattcaatataatttatataaaaaacaaacattattttaaatattattactgtaAATTGGTATTTATACAAGTTTATCTGTAATATACTTAGAATTTTGGAAATTGTCATCGATTAAAACACTGCTCTGTATTCTAatcagtttaatttttattttatcatgaaGACCTGAAATCCAGTTTGTGGAACTCTACCACCAACTCTGAGCGGATGAAAGCTTTAAACCGATTCCCATCATTCAATTTAAACCTGCGTCGGCCCAGACGATCCAGTCACTCCACAGCAGCCTGCAACATCGAGCTTGTTGCTCCAAAGGTGAAGGAGCGCACACAGAACGTGACAGAGAAGGTCACGCAGGTATGATACATTGTTGGTCTTGCTTTAACATCTTGAAGGTAGATCTGTTGGCAGATTACACTCAGGAGTTTACATTGTGATTAATGGAACCACAAATGGTATAAAAATATCAGTATAACCACAAATAATTGCAAATGTTTACTTATTTTTACTATtccttatttttttctatttatttatttagtgtgtgtgtgtgtgtgtgtgtgtgtgcacttcaaaCTATTCTGCCATCCAAAACATTCAGTTCCTCTCATATCCAGAAAGTTGTAAACATACTGAAAACATTAAAGTTGATATCTGAATAATCATGGCATTTGTCATATGGAAAAAAACAATGTGACCAGAAACCATTCATGGAAAGATCGTTAGAACAGAGACATGAACCCTCATACAAATGCAAAATCTATAACCCCTGTGGCCTCTGGTCCAAAACTGTGGAGTACTATTGTGGAGTTGAAGATAAACGGTGTACACTCCACATATTGTTTTAATGGTTATTGAGGGAAAGTTTAATGTGTTAGTCTACCCAAATCTAAACACCTTCCCCTAACCATCGCTTCTTCTCATCTCTCTGTTTCCAAAAAGAACGCATCTCATCACAATCCCAAGTGGTCGGTTGACTATTAGCCCCTCTTTTTGAGGTTAAGCTGCTATTATAGTTTGGGGAACTTTATCTGGTAGTAATATGAAGTCAATGCACATGCATAGATTGTAGTAAGTTTGCACTTTACCTGGTCACACACATCTGTTAGATAGGAAACATCACATGAAGTTAATGTTGAGTTTTGTGAAAGTTTATCCGTGTCTATTCAGGTCaatgtgttttatttgtatatcacATTTCACAAAACATTGTTCCAAAGCTGCTTTACAAAGCATAGAGCCTACCAAACGACCAAGGGCAGAGATGTAAATTAACTGCTACTGGCTATTTCAGTTAAGAAAACTGCCCTTGACAAACCATCTTACACAGACTGAAGAGGAATATTTTTGGTTTGGTAAATTTAAGCTTAACTGGCGGCAGCTGTAACACCAAAACCTCAAAGTAGCATGGGAAAATGTTACTGGGATTAATATCTCAAATGAGATTTGGGAAGAAGGACTGAAATTCATACCTGCTCTATTAATGCAAGATTACAATTTATACAGTTTAAACCGCTGCATAGTTTACATTATACCAAAACTAAACTCAAAGAATGCTATGAAAGAAGGTGCATGAGCTCAGATAAGACACATGCTCATCTTTTTTGGTTTTGAGATTTCTGAGTTTCGGAAGAAAAATTTTCGGATTTGGAGTAAATATCAGTCCAGATCTTGAATTAGCTTTGGATGTTCTGACCCTATATTAGCACTGACACATTCTCAGCAATTGTCTGTTATTGTCTGGTTGCTTAAAAAGAttcgtttttttttaagactgatgcttctaaaaaaaattataaaatctagGGCCCTTACATATCtctttaaaagtttaaatttgcttaggtcttttgttttgttttaggtttttataaaaatgaaaaaaaaaaaaaagttctgaaaaTGTTTGAAAAGGATAAAGGTGTTCATCCATGTTAACATGCACATTGATTATGTCTTCTgcctgtattttaatgtttatactGGCCCCATTCATTTCTATTTTAAGTGCTAAAACCCAAATTTTAACGGAGTTTAACTTATATTGAACCCGAAATACTCCTTTAAATCCCACCtgattagggggggggggggttagcttGAAACAAAAGCATCTGACTTATTGCCTGTGAATTAAATTAGTTAGAAAATCTTTACTAAAACCAGTCATCTTCTCTTCCAATGCAAAGGTACTGTCTCTAGGTGCCGATGTTTTGCCTGAATACAAGATCCAGGCTCTGGACGTCCACAAGTGGATCATGTTGCACTACAGTCCGTTCAAAGCCATTTGGGACTGGATCATTCTTCTGCTAGTGCTTTACACAGCTGTCTTCACACCGTACTCGGCTGCTTTCTTCCTCAATGAGCTGGAGGAGGAGAAGAAACACACCTGTGGTTACACCTGTAACCCTTTAAATGTTGTAGACGTGATAGTGGACGTTCTGTTTATAATAGACATCATTATTACCTTCAGGACAACATACGTGAATCATAATGATGAGGTGGTGACCCATCCCAAGCTCATCGCTATCCACTATATCAAGGGCTGGTTTCTCGTCGACATGGTGGCCGCAATTCCCTTTGATCTGCTCATCTTCATGTCTGGATTAAATGAGGTATAAAGAAACAACCTGCCCCTTCTTTACACCAGCTAGTGATATTTAGACCTAAAAAGCTAGTCCCTGCCAACAGGAAATGCACTCAGAAAGTAATATGCAAGGTACtctcaaagtgattatatttttcCAGTAGATACACATAATAGGGTACAGGGATATGTTTTGGTCTTTTTAAGAAGCATTTTGTAGTATTTATCTAAAATACCACAattcttttattatatatatatataaacatcattATACAAAACAAGTTCCATTTTTGTGCCTTTTCTAAATTTGTGCAAAATATCGCTTGAATAGATGATGCCAACTTTTATTCTAAAGAAATTAACTTGTAATTTGCAATTTTAGCACATTTCGGTGAAATTTCTggaaataatagttattatttgtcttaattttatctctgtatatatatatattcatactctCTCTATAATCTTTTAGTTGACATAATGCAACTAaatttgtgatttaataaaatgtgatttatttaggCAAATTTTTGTTGTTACTCCTTTTAAATTAAGGAactattgcaataataataaatgaacattATAATATTAAAGCCTGTTCAGCATAAAAAAAggattaaacaataataataatctttttcttaattttattttatcaatttaGTAATTGTGGCTTTTTAtctcaaatcttttttttccttgCAACTCAGATTTTGCAtctcgcaattttgagtttatatcttgcaattcagaatttttttttctcagaattcagaattttacatctcgcaattccatTTTTTTGTCTGCCccagaataaaaatttaaaatgtaattgcatttttctatctcacaattcagaatttttcCTCAGTTGTGAGTTAACAtgtcacagttctgactttttcttaGAATTGCGAATTTATATCGTGAATTTCTAGAAAAAAAGTCTGGATTGTGAGAAAttctgaattgcaagaaaaaagtcagctCTGAGAGAAGTCGCAAACATCTCTATTTTTTAACCCTGTGATGAAAAGAAACTTCCAAATCATAATGACATCATCAAGGACAAATTCGTCATAATCTTAAATGTCGTCATAATCTTCTTTTTTAAAGTATCATCATATAAGTTTGTTCAACTTTATCCGCATACATGCAGTATACTTGTGGCAATGTACTATATAGTATATCTCAATTGCTTGTATTGTTGCAAAATCTGCTAAAAGCAACTTTAAGGCataaagattttattaatattaacattatgattttctgtaaagctgctctaAAGCAatgtgtattgtaaaaagtgaaattatgattatgaaattatacaaatgaAATTATATCTAAATTCCAGCATGAATTAAAATTGATTAATTTTGCTTAATGAATTAATTTTGCAATTTACAATTAAACACATTATTTGTCTAATGCAGTGTTTATCCATTTAAAAATTGACAATATCAGACTGAAACTTGTTTGCTATTCTTTCTTTGTCCTCCCATCATCCAATCTGCAGACAACAGCCACTCTCATTGGTCTGCTGAAGACAGCCCGTCTGTTGCGTTTGGTCCGGGTGGCCAGAAAATTAGATCGATACTCCGAGTATGGAGCTGCAGTCCTCTTCTTGCTCATGTGCACCTTCATGCTGATTGCTCATTGGTTGGCATGCATCTGGTATGCCATTGGTCATGTGGAGAGGCCCTACATGAAGACAGGTTGGCTGGATAACCTGGCCGATCAACTGGGGAAACATTACAACGACAGTGATGCCAACTCAGGACCCTCCATTCAGGATAAATACATCACTGCGCTCTATTTCACCTTCAGTAGTCTGACCAGCGTGGGCTTTGGGAATGTCTCTCCAAACACCAACTCGGAGAAGATTTTCTCCATCTGTGTCATGCTCATTGGCTGTAAGTAACTGCATAAAGCTTGTTTTCTTAAGTTTAAGGTTCAAATATGTCATTTCTGTGCTACTGACCTGAACATTCCTACTGAttacatttacttacatttaGACCTAAAAGATGTAGTTGGTGACCTACTCAGAGTTGAGGAGAATCTGAACAATTCTCTTAAAATCTTAGCCTAGTGGTTTCTACTttgggaagttttttttttttgcattagtaATTTGTTTATAGCAaagtgggatatatatatatatatatatatggtgatgAAGAACCAAAGTATGTTCTATGGATGAACACAATCAGACATGCTACATCCAACATGTCAACATTATCATGTGACCTACGATGTCAGTCAAGTAACATATCTTTTAttcttaaataatatatatgataatatatatataatatatatatatatatatatccacttaccctactattatagtttttatattttctttctattttatttcccagtttaaattttttaattttcttgtgTGTAAttggtagtatttttttttttttttttttttttttttttttacaaatatctcTGTATagctttatttataaatttttacttttatttgttgtATCCCTCTTTGTATTTTATAGTACAtctagttaaactaaattaaacactTTAGTTTAGTAACCAATTCTCTATTAacaattaactatgacttttgcctcaataaaccccTAATTTGCTGCctattaataattagtaaagtagttgttaagtttaggtatggggtaggattatggatttaaaatatggtcatgcagaataagacatttaTACGAGGTaaaagtactaataaatagccaatatgcTAATAATATACATGCAAATAAGCAACTGGTTAATAGTCAGAAtctgaccttaaaataaagcgttatcaaaataagaaatgtttacatACACACAGTGGCATgcaagtttgggaaccccttgcagaatctgtgaaaatgtgaatagttttaaaaagctatgagagatcatactaaatgcatgttattttttatttagtactgtcctgagtaagatatgttgcataaaagatgtttaagtaacttgtttttttataattatagttttagtttcagttgtagtttaaataaattataataacccCCCCTCTTACCTCCTTGTCAAAAAATGGTGCTGTTGACTAAATATTCTCCTGTTGACTTTGTCTTAGCTCTCATGTATGCCAGCATTTTTGGGAATGTCTCTGCAATAATTCAGAGGCTTTATTCGGGAACAACACGCTATCACACCCAGCTGTTGCGGGTTAAAGAGTTCATCCGCTTCCATCAGATACCTGGAGAACTGAGGCAGAGACTGGAGGAATATTTCCAACATGCCTGGTCCTACACCAATGGCATTAATATGAATGCAGTGAGTCACATACTGAGCCAGAATGAGTAACTCAAATATCATTCCTGTCTATATTATAGATTAATCGGTATAATAAAAACCCAGTCGTGCCTCTTATTTTCTAATTATAGGTCCTGAGAGGTTTTCCTGAGTGTTTGCAAGCTGATATTTGCCTGCATCTCAATCGTAGTCTTCTGCAGAATTGTAAGGTGTTCCATGGGGCAAGTAAAGCGTGCCTCAGAGCTCTCGCCGTGCGCTTTAAAA comes from the Carassius carassius chromosome 39, fCarCar2.1, whole genome shotgun sequence genome and includes:
- the LOC132121765 gene encoding potassium voltage-gated channel subfamily H member 6-like, producing the protein MQHLHDLKSSLWNSTTNSERMKALNRFPSFNLNLRRPRRSSHSTAACNIELVAPKVKERTQNVTEKVTQVLSLGADVLPEYKIQALDVHKWIMLHYSPFKAIWDWIILLLVLYTAVFTPYSAAFFLNELEEEKKHTCGYTCNPLNVVDVIVDVLFIIDIIITFRTTYVNHNDEVVTHPKLIAIHYIKGWFLVDMVAAIPFDLLIFMSGLNETTATLIGLLKTARLLRLVRVARKLDRYSEYGAAVLFLLMCTFMLIAHWLACIWYAIGHVERPYMKTGWLDNLADQLGKHYNDSDANSGPSIQDKYITALYFTFSSLTSVGFGNVSPNTNSEKIFSICVMLIGSLMYASIFGNVSAIIQRLYSGTTRYHTQLLRVKEFIRFHQIPGELRQRLEEYFQHAWSYTNGINMNAVLRGFPECLQADICLHLNRSLLQNCKVFHGASKACLRALAVRFKTTHSPPGDTLYHHGDVIKALHFISRGSIQVSQNNIVLAILGKNDVFGEPINLYADHGHSNADVTALTYCDLHRIQRDDLLEVLDMYPVFGESFWRKLEITFNLRDAEQMMPSENLDCGYHVNDIRHRQNSLDRRNRPDGMDQNNSYPSRMCSTLGRNHSPTAYMHWEDLCSCGSSTLQSSENLSKSPISHCELYTLDADHLDYPSPIVRLIPARGASGVSREPVTDIGRLGAPPPSGLYHYWPDHQAALFAEQTEQRPLSVQTSFSPLLFEHQPSELESRLELLQNQLSRLETRMTADFNVILQLLQRQIAPVPPAYSTVLPDSHTPDPAVLYGSSAPVLHIMYPIPNIQLESRNTAIQSPAQPDSIFKSNSQGSLSSGVHMGAASDDCVPDKLETNTVSTPVHQPILIDPPRLCASLRFPSLPGNLDSSSHLEGIPKHTSDPALPVN